The sequence below is a genomic window from Thermoproteota archaeon.
GTATGTACAGGCAGATGTCTTTGATATTGATTCTCTAACAAGTGCTATGCAAGGAATTGAAGTTGCATTTTATCTGCTTCATTCAATGGAGGGAAGCAAATCTGATTGGATGGATTTTATCAAACGTGAAAAAACTCAAGCACAAAACTTTCTAAAAGCTGCAACTCGTGCAGGAGTAAAAAGAATAATTTATCTTGGTGGACTTGTAAATGACAGTCTTGATTTGTCCCCTCACATGCGAAGTAGAAAAGAAGTAGGGGAAATTTTAGCATCTGGAAGCATTCCTGTAACTGAGCTTAGGGCGTCTTTGATTATTGGGGCCGGTGGAGGCTCATATGCAATGCTGCGATATTTAGTCGAACGACTTCGAATAATGGTCTGCCCAAAATGGGTAAAATCACTTGCACAGCCAATTGCAGTAGATGATGTGGTATCCTACTTAGTTGGATGTATGGAGCATCCTGAAACTGCAGGAAAGATTTACGAGATTGGTGGACCTGACTTGATGACATACGAGGAAATAATGAGATCATACTCTGCGTATTTGAACAAAAACTTGTTTGTAATTCAAATTCCATTTTTAACAACAAGACTTTCATCTTATTGGGTGGATTTGATTACTCCAGTAAAGGCTTCTTTGGCAAGGCCCCTAATTGATAGTCTTGTTCACGATACTGTCGTTCAGGATGATTCTATTACCAAAATTATCCCATTGCGTCTAAAATCCGTTCGTGAATCTATAGATATTGCAACAAAGGATATGGCAAAAAATCCTCCAACTGCTGAAATAATTGAAGAGCGTTCCAGTTTTAAGATTAATCAAAACATTCTTGTGGTTTCCCTAATTGCACTTGCAATTGTTGGCTCAAGTTATTATTGGCTAGATGACAGGGCAGATGTCTTTAATCCAATGTGGCTGCTTGGCTCTACAATCTGGTATGTTACAATTATTGCAGCAATAATTTTTGTTAGAAACAAAACTAGGCTTGGCTATTTTATTGCAGGTGTCTTGTCTTGGGTTACGTTGGCATTTTGGTTGTTTGATAACTATTATGTCGTCTTTCAAATGTCGTTAATAGCTCAACAACCAAATGAAATGATGACAATTAGGAACTTTATTGGAATCGCAATAGCTTCACTGACAGTTGTTGCCTCACATAATCTATTCCATAAAGTAATCCGACATCAGTATCGTGGGAAACCCATCTAATACCTAATTTTTTCAATTTTATGTATGTAATCGAATTACAAACATCTAGATATTATTTTAAAATCTTAATTCGATTCATTGACTAGTGTGATACTAATTGATGACGAACCTGCCATAACTGAAACATGGGAACAGCTATTTCATGCAAAAGGCTTTGATGTTTTGGGCCATGCACGAAATGGGGATGAAGCCTTTTGTCTCTATAAAAAATCCATGCCTGATTTTGTAATTATGGATATCATGATGCCTAAGTTTGATGGTGGATACGGGATCGAAAAAATAAAAACTTATGATCCTGATGCAAAAATAATTGTAGTTACTGCCCATCATGAAATGCAACTTGCAGAAAAAATTCTTCGTTATGAACCTGTAGCTGTAATCTTCAAGCCCAACGAGATGGATTTTCTTTTTGAAATAATTAAAAAATCAAAATACGGTAAAGCAATGTTACAAGACAGAATTTATTATTAATTTTTTTAGCACTAGATTGTTTTCATATAATGCATAAATATGAAAATTGCAGCTAGTACATTATGGCACAAAAAATAGACAAAATGATTGAAGATGACGTAAACATCGGACTGCAAGAAAACGACCGTGAAGCAGTGATATCAATGCTGACAAAACTTTTAGCTGACGAATACGTTTTAGTTACAAAGACTAGAAACTATCACTGGAATGTAATTAGTCCACACTTTAATGACTATCACAAATTCTTTGAGGGTCAGTATGATCAGCTTGCAGTATTCATAGATGATG
It includes:
- a CDS encoding response regulator, whose product is MTSVILIDDEPAITETWEQLFHAKGFDVLGHARNGDEAFCLYKKSMPDFVIMDIMMPKFDGGYGIEKIKTYDPDAKIIVVTAHHEMQLAEKILRYEPVAVIFKPNEMDFLFEIIKKSKYGKAMLQDRIYY
- a CDS encoding NAD-dependent epimerase/dehydratase family protein, coding for MELQSTQQHMQTKPYNILVTGATGFIGARLIKSLSENNYTVKGMSRRKLSDEKNVKYVQADVFDIDSLTSAMQGIEVAFYLLHSMEGSKSDWMDFIKREKTQAQNFLKAATRAGVKRIIYLGGLVNDSLDLSPHMRSRKEVGEILASGSIPVTELRASLIIGAGGGSYAMLRYLVERLRIMVCPKWVKSLAQPIAVDDVVSYLVGCMEHPETAGKIYEIGGPDLMTYEEIMRSYSAYLNKNLFVIQIPFLTTRLSSYWVDLITPVKASLARPLIDSLVHDTVVQDDSITKIIPLRLKSVRESIDIATKDMAKNPPTAEIIEERSSFKINQNILVVSLIALAIVGSSYYWLDDRADVFNPMWLLGSTIWYVTIIAAIIFVRNKTRLGYFIAGVLSWVTLAFWLFDNYYVVFQMSLIAQQPNEMMTIRNFIGIAIASLTVVASHNLFHKVIRHQYRGKPI